One part of the Candidatus Saccharimonadales bacterium genome encodes these proteins:
- the xseB gene encoding exodeoxyribonuclease VII small subunit codes for MSKNLNDQFKELDELLAWFERPDLDVEEALAKFEEGVKLTDEIKKRISEAENKITILKEKFAE; via the coding sequence ATGTCAAAAAATCTTAATGATCAATTTAAGGAACTTGACGAACTTTTAGCGTGGTTCGAGCGTCCTGACCTAGATGTAGAAGAAGCGCTAGCTAAATTCGAAGAAGGCGTTAAGCTGACCGACGAAATAAAAAAGCGAATAAGCGAGGCTGAGAACAAAATAACAATCTTAAAAGAAAAGTTCGCCGAGTAA
- the xseA gene encoding exodeoxyribonuclease VII large subunit, with amino-acid sequence MEKQIYSVSDLISVVNQTLEFAYPTVIVEGEVASFKVSKNKFVFFDIKDNDGVIGCFMMIYSLRIPLEDGMKVRLIAQPKLTPWGKFSLSVREVLPVGEGTIKRAFEILKAKLQSEGLFDSSRKRILPKIPGRVGVIASSESSGYADFIKIINHRWRGIQIEVADVQVQGVGAGQQIIKAIDYFNQQPNLVEVLVIIRGGGSAEDLAVFNEEPLVRTIAASRIPTLVGVGHETDTSLCDLVADLRAATPSNAAQLLTPDREAVLRELSQREQRFLSHIQSSLQAKKLRALQAVGLMFSSIDQTLELRMHQLQMASRLLNQVNPSAVLRRGYSLVRQNGALLKSGLKLKKGDELVIELSDTIINVGVQDVKKS; translated from the coding sequence ATGGAAAAACAGATCTACAGCGTAAGTGATTTAATAAGCGTAGTTAATCAGACGCTTGAGTTTGCTTACCCGACCGTGATAGTGGAAGGCGAAGTGGCATCATTTAAGGTTAGCAAAAATAAATTTGTGTTTTTTGACATTAAAGACAATGACGGCGTCATAGGCTGCTTTATGATGATTTACAGCTTAAGAATCCCGTTAGAAGATGGAATGAAAGTTAGACTAATTGCTCAGCCTAAGCTTACGCCTTGGGGAAAGTTTAGCTTATCTGTGCGCGAGGTCTTGCCAGTTGGCGAAGGGACTATAAAACGCGCATTCGAGATTCTTAAGGCAAAATTGCAAAGCGAGGGTTTGTTTGACTCATCGCGGAAACGCATTTTGCCAAAAATTCCAGGTCGCGTCGGCGTTATTGCATCGTCGGAATCGTCAGGCTACGCAGATTTCATTAAAATTATTAACCATCGGTGGCGTGGAATTCAGATTGAGGTTGCAGATGTGCAGGTTCAGGGTGTCGGTGCAGGTCAACAGATTATTAAAGCGATCGACTATTTTAATCAGCAGCCAAATTTAGTAGAAGTTCTAGTAATTATAAGGGGCGGGGGAAGCGCTGAGGACCTGGCTGTCTTCAACGAGGAGCCGCTTGTGCGAACGATTGCGGCAAGCCGTATTCCAACCTTAGTAGGTGTGGGGCACGAAACAGATACAAGTTTATGTGACTTAGTGGCTGATCTGCGGGCTGCCACTCCGAGCAATGCAGCGCAGCTCTTGACGCCCGATCGCGAGGCCGTGCTTCGTGAACTTAGCCAGCGCGAGCAAAGATTCTTGAGCCATATCCAAAGCTCGTTGCAAGCAAAAAAACTAAGAGCGTTGCAGGCGGTCGGGTTGATGTTTTCGAGTATTGACCAGACTCTAGAGCTGCGAATGCACCAGCTGCAAATGGCAAGCAGACTATTAAACCAGGTTAATCCTAGTGCGGTGCTAAGGCGGGGTTATTCCTTGGTTAGGCAAAACGGCGCCTTGCTAAAGAGTGGCTTAAAACTTAAAAAGGGCGACGAGCTGGTGATTGAACTTAGCGATACAATAATTAATGTAGGAGTGCAAGATGTCAAAAAATCTTAA
- a CDS encoding lysylphosphatidylglycerol synthase transmembrane domain-containing protein: MRSHKKFNWKLWLNLFTLGALVFLIVFAWPDIVDALHKSQGLNIWPLLAMIPINIAFYFGLSEFFYHFFLVLRCRVQRRILLPAVAELNFVNHVFPSGGLSGFSYFTWRLKPYDVSTARSTLAQIGRFAFGFIVHIILMFISLFLLAADGKANALVIIIITVVVVSLMGLTGLIIFVIGQRDRIINFTKTLANFINHILHKFGKRPEVVRIKKVEQTFLELHEDYVMIKNNILEMRAAAFWMALAIFFEMALLYAVFVAHGQWVNPGVVVVALVISSVAGLIAALPGGLGVFEPLMTALFVSMGISPGLALSVTLIFRIITLALTLIMGYPTYQLAINRYGKTDLQRK; the protein is encoded by the coding sequence ATGCGATCTCATAAAAAATTCAATTGGAAACTTTGGTTAAACTTATTCACGCTAGGGGCGCTAGTATTTTTGATCGTGTTTGCCTGGCCGGACATTGTTGACGCACTTCATAAGTCGCAAGGATTGAATATTTGGCCCCTCTTGGCGATGATTCCAATAAATATTGCTTTTTACTTTGGTCTGTCTGAATTTTTCTACCACTTTTTTTTGGTTCTTCGCTGTAGGGTCCAGCGCAGGATTTTGTTACCTGCGGTAGCGGAGCTGAACTTTGTTAACCATGTTTTTCCCAGCGGCGGGTTATCTGGTTTTTCGTATTTTACTTGGCGTCTAAAACCTTACGATGTGTCGACGGCTCGATCGACTTTGGCGCAAATCGGTAGGTTTGCATTCGGTTTTATAGTTCATATTATTTTAATGTTCATTTCGCTATTTTTGCTGGCGGCCGACGGTAAAGCTAATGCACTGGTTATTATAATCATAACTGTAGTTGTGGTGTCGCTAATGGGCCTGACGGGTCTAATAATATTCGTTATAGGTCAGCGTGATCGAATTATAAACTTTACAAAGACATTGGCAAATTTTATAAACCACATCTTACATAAGTTCGGAAAACGTCCCGAGGTTGTGCGAATCAAGAAAGTTGAACAAACCTTTCTTGAGCTACACGAAGATTACGTTATGATCAAAAATAATATTCTAGAAATGCGCGCTGCTGCATTTTGGATGGCGCTTGCAATATTTTTTGAGATGGCTCTGTTGTATGCGGTTTTTGTAGCACATGGGCAATGGGTTAATCCGGGGGTGGTGGTTGTGGCTTTGGTAATCTCGAGTGTGGCTGGCTTGATCGCTGCCTTGCCGGGGGGCTTGGGCGTTTTTGAGCCACTTATGACTGCTCTTTTTGTAAGTATGGGCATTTCGCCCGGATTAGCACTAAGCGTTACTCTGATTTTTAGGATAATAACTTTAGCATTAACATTGATTATGGGCTACCCAACGTATCAATTGGCGATAAACAGGTATGGAAAAACAGATCTACAGCGTAAGTGA
- a CDS encoding methyltransferase domain-containing protein, giving the protein MIALLGRQPKIGIAELESIYSDVTPVGKQAAFVNNEINIARLGGTLKVAEQIDEFQSTDWRRISDLLIKNFLNYVATMPENGKIKLGISIYDINANSQQVFRTGLELKKIARKNGHSLRFIPGAGSALNSAQVLHNQLTSNLGIELCLIKDDYKTVVAKTVSVQDVDDYARRDFGRPKRDAFVGMLPPKLAQTMVNLAVGDQKNAKILDPFCGTGVVLQEALLAGFEVAGTDLSQKMIDYTAENLDWLKKSYEIKQMLGKLQVGDATKFEWRDFNFTNVVCETYLGQPLSGLPKPEKLREIIGNCNLITEKFLKNLRPQLKPGSRHCIAVPAWFDGKSFKHLPALDHLESLGYNRLRFQHSSNGELIYHRADQIVARELLVLSVKE; this is encoded by the coding sequence ATGATAGCACTTCTCGGCCGTCAACCTAAAATCGGAATCGCAGAACTCGAAAGTATTTATAGCGACGTCACCCCTGTAGGAAAACAGGCTGCTTTTGTAAACAATGAAATTAACATTGCGAGGCTTGGTGGAACTCTTAAAGTTGCCGAGCAAATAGATGAGTTTCAATCCACTGATTGGCGGCGAATTAGCGATCTACTAATTAAAAACTTTTTAAACTACGTTGCCACTATGCCAGAAAACGGCAAGATCAAACTTGGTATTAGTATTTACGATATTAATGCTAACTCGCAGCAAGTTTTTAGGACCGGCTTAGAACTCAAAAAAATCGCACGTAAAAACGGCCACAGCCTAAGGTTTATACCCGGCGCTGGATCTGCTTTAAATAGCGCACAGGTTTTACACAACCAACTAACAAGTAACCTTGGTATTGAATTATGTCTAATTAAAGATGACTACAAAACAGTTGTCGCCAAGACTGTATCCGTCCAAGACGTGGATGATTACGCTCGTCGCGACTTTGGCAGGCCAAAACGTGACGCATTCGTAGGCATGCTACCTCCTAAACTTGCCCAGACAATGGTTAACTTGGCAGTTGGAGATCAAAAAAACGCTAAGATTTTAGACCCTTTTTGCGGCACAGGCGTAGTCCTACAAGAAGCTTTACTTGCCGGATTTGAAGTCGCAGGCACAGATTTAAGTCAAAAAATGATTGACTACACCGCCGAAAACTTGGATTGGCTTAAAAAATCATACGAAATAAAACAAATGTTAGGCAAACTTCAGGTTGGAGATGCTACGAAGTTTGAATGGCGCGATTTTAATTTTACAAATGTGGTTTGCGAAACCTACTTAGGTCAACCACTTTCCGGATTACCAAAGCCCGAGAAACTCCGCGAAATTATCGGCAATTGTAATCTAATAACAGAGAAATTTTTAAAAAATTTGCGTCCACAGCTAAAACCTGGATCGCGCCATTGCATTGCGGTACCAGCCTGGTTTGATGGAAAATCATTTAAACACCTGCCAGCACTTGACCACCTCGAGAGTTTGGGCTATAATCGTTTAAGATTTCAACATTCTAGCAATGGAGAGTTAATCTACCACCGCGCCGACCAAATCGTCGCCCGCGAATTGCTAGTTTTATCAGTTAAGGAGTAA
- a CDS encoding 50S ribosomal protein L27: MAHVKAGATSKNVHDSPGQRLGVKRFGGQKVNEGEVLVRQVGQTKIAGPGTFMARNFTIHAAKAGVVSFAKVKTKRFTGKTTTRTQVIVK; this comes from the coding sequence ATGGCACATGTAAAAGCAGGTGCAACCAGTAAGAACGTACACGATTCACCCGGCCAACGGCTTGGTGTTAAACGCTTTGGCGGCCAAAAAGTAAACGAAGGCGAAGTTTTGGTTCGTCAAGTTGGTCAGACCAAAATTGCTGGTCCTGGCACTTTTATGGCTCGTAACTTTACTATTCATGCCGCAAAAGCTGGCGTTGTAAGCTTTGCAAAAGTAAAGACCAAACGCTTTACAGGCAAAACAACCACTCGCACTCAAGTGATTGTTAAATAA
- a CDS encoding response regulator produces MNPKKKILLVEDDKALASVYVSRLELEGFDVRHVVNGEEALSAAIEYKPDLIVLDAMMPKISGFDVLDILRNTPETSNVRIIMLTALSQEKDKEMAEKLGADDYLVKSQVVIGDVVDRIKHHLGMSL; encoded by the coding sequence ATGAACCCAAAAAAGAAGATTTTACTTGTAGAGGATGATAAAGCCCTAGCCTCGGTATATGTTTCCCGTTTGGAACTTGAAGGATTCGATGTACGGCATGTAGTTAATGGCGAAGAAGCGCTTTCGGCCGCGATAGAATATAAGCCAGACTTGATTGTGCTTGACGCTATGATGCCAAAGATCAGTGGTTTTGATGTGCTAGATATTTTGCGCAACACGCCAGAAACAAGCAATGTCCGCATTATTATGCTCACTGCGTTGAGCCAAGAAAAAGACAAGGAAATGGCCGAGAAACTCGGAGCCGATGATTACTTGGTGAAGTCTCAGGTTGTAATTGGTGATGTTGTAGATAGAATTAAACATCATCTAGGCATGAGTCTGTAA
- a CDS encoding S41 family peptidase, translating to MQQKGKKLRVPRFVSTLKNTKVGVGTLVVVVLLVAFGGFIAGTRSSEIAAFIGLKQRTEVIDFSSLQNVYEALSSQFDGNIDKQALIDGAKKGLVEAAGDPYTVFFTDKEASEFLQELDGRFSGIGAELGKKDDFITIVSTLDESPALRSGLQPGDFIVKVNDQDTTGWSIEKAVSQIRGEKGTTVKLTVLRDQQVKDFSIVREEIVNPSVKYEITPDNIGYLRISRFSDSDTFRLATKAAKEFKEAGVKGVVLDLRGNGGGYLGAAQDISGLWLKDKVVVEERTGDKIVETLKTDGSAILSGVPTVVLIDGGSASASEIVAGALNDYDAAVLLGTKTFGKGSVQTIEPIDGGGQLKVTVAKWYTPNGRNINKEGIEPDVVVEAGEDLTNDAQKSAAFEKLR from the coding sequence GTGCAGCAAAAGGGCAAAAAATTGCGTGTGCCGAGATTCGTTTCGACATTAAAAAACACAAAAGTGGGCGTGGGCACGCTTGTAGTCGTAGTCCTTTTGGTTGCCTTTGGCGGCTTTATTGCTGGCACAAGAAGTTCCGAAATCGCAGCATTTATTGGCTTAAAACAAAGAACCGAAGTTATAGATTTCTCTAGTTTACAGAATGTCTACGAAGCATTAAGTAGCCAGTTTGATGGAAATATAGACAAACAAGCACTGATAGATGGCGCCAAAAAAGGATTAGTCGAGGCGGCTGGCGACCCATATACAGTATTTTTTACCGACAAAGAAGCTTCAGAATTTTTGCAAGAACTTGACGGAAGGTTCTCGGGGATTGGCGCTGAATTAGGTAAAAAAGATGATTTTATTACAATAGTATCCACGTTGGACGAATCGCCGGCTTTAAGGAGTGGTTTGCAACCGGGTGACTTTATAGTTAAGGTCAACGACCAAGACACAACTGGTTGGTCGATTGAAAAAGCTGTTTCACAGATTCGCGGCGAAAAGGGCACAACTGTAAAACTGACGGTTTTACGCGATCAACAGGTTAAAGATTTTTCGATTGTGCGTGAGGAAATTGTAAACCCTAGCGTAAAATATGAGATCACTCCAGATAACATTGGGTATCTAAGGATCTCGCGGTTCTCGGATTCAGATACGTTTAGGCTGGCTACGAAAGCAGCTAAAGAGTTTAAAGAAGCTGGCGTAAAGGGTGTGGTGCTTGATTTACGGGGTAACGGTGGCGGGTACTTGGGGGCTGCACAAGATATTTCGGGGCTCTGGCTGAAAGACAAAGTTGTAGTCGAAGAAAGAACCGGCGACAAGATTGTAGAGACTCTAAAAACTGATGGCAGCGCGATTTTATCTGGCGTGCCAACCGTAGTGCTAATCGATGGTGGAAGTGCCAGTGCTAGCGAAATTGTAGCTGGCGCACTAAACGACTACGATGCAGCTGTATTGCTTGGGACAAAAACATTTGGCAAGGGAAGTGTACAAACGATCGAGCCTATTGACGGCGGCGGACAGCTAAAAGTGACTGTTGCAAAATGGTACACTCCAAATGGTCGCAACATTAACAAAGAGGGAATCGAACCAGACGTAGTGGTAGAAGCCGGTGAAGACTTGACGAATGATGCACAAAAGTCGGCTGCATTTGAAAAGCTCCGCTAA
- a CDS encoding CHAP domain-containing protein, producing the protein MQKIWALFLFALVLSTVVPVKMVAADSFDEQIKALENEISGYQAEAGRLRETSDTLQNEIGALQAERNTIQKQIELNEAELARLQNEIVLTEQRLQNQMKLLAGNLRSMYLESSISPLEIVASSKSISDFIDKQEYREQIRAQVQKNISSIRDLRTQLDGQKVAVEQKLEDQKKQKETLVAKEQQQAQLLAQTQGQEAAYQELSKERNSRIAELRAQQAAANRKNVGGNIVAGDPGRGGYPSVWHNAPIDSLVDSWGMYNRECVSYTAWKVYQSGRYMPYWGGRGNANQWPSSAAADGIATGSTPKAGAVAISMSGPYGHAMYVEAVLDGGASIYVSQYNYGWAGEYSEMTLSSSGLVYIYF; encoded by the coding sequence ATGCAAAAAATTTGGGCATTGTTTTTATTCGCCCTAGTCTTAAGTACTGTAGTACCAGTAAAAATGGTGGCAGCTGACAGCTTTGATGAGCAGATTAAGGCGTTAGAAAATGAAATTTCCGGTTACCAGGCGGAAGCTGGCCGTTTGCGTGAGACGTCGGACACACTGCAAAACGAAATCGGTGCATTGCAAGCCGAGCGAAACACGATTCAAAAACAGATTGAACTCAACGAAGCAGAGCTTGCCCGTTTACAAAACGAAATAGTTTTAACTGAGCAGCGTTTGCAGAATCAGATGAAGCTTTTAGCTGGCAATTTGCGATCGATGTACCTTGAGAGCTCAATTTCGCCACTCGAAATAGTCGCATCCTCAAAAAGTATTTCTGATTTTATTGATAAACAAGAATATCGCGAACAAATTAGGGCACAGGTTCAAAAAAATATCTCTAGTATTAGGGATCTACGTACTCAGTTAGACGGCCAAAAAGTTGCGGTTGAGCAGAAACTAGAAGACCAAAAAAAGCAAAAAGAGACACTTGTCGCGAAGGAACAGCAACAAGCACAGCTTTTGGCCCAAACTCAAGGCCAAGAGGCAGCATACCAGGAGCTTAGTAAGGAACGTAACTCTAGGATCGCCGAGCTTCGTGCTCAACAGGCGGCCGCCAACCGTAAAAATGTGGGTGGTAACATTGTTGCCGGGGATCCTGGCCGTGGTGGATATCCATCGGTTTGGCATAATGCTCCGATCGACAGCTTAGTGGATAGCTGGGGGATGTATAACCGCGAGTGCGTAAGCTATACCGCCTGGAAAGTCTATCAATCAGGGCGCTACATGCCTTATTGGGGTGGTCGTGGTAACGCTAACCAATGGCCATCTAGTGCAGCAGCCGACGGAATTGCAACTGGTAGCACGCCAAAGGCCGGAGCCGTGGCAATAAGTATGAGCGGTCCTTACGGCCACGCAATGTATGTTGAAGCCGTTCTTGATGGAGGCGCCAGTATTTACGTTAGTCAATATAACTATGGTTGGGCTGGTGAATACAGCGAAATGACATTATCTTCTTCGGGATTAGTCTACATATACTTCTAA
- a CDS encoding permease-like cell division protein FtsX → MKRSWITFLRICRYGFSSFTRNAWLSTAATIVMVVTLMILLTTFTARMVFNDTLSKIREKIDVSVYLSDEITDEQRDNFVAAIKGLEIVTNVDYISKAQARDVFKDQNKAYFEQLEALGELGETNPFPASLRIYTNDPDRLDEISTLVNSVDYTPLQSEPASISGERRAAIDTIARAAKFSEIAGIVALVVFVTLSIMIIFNTIRMAIFNRRDEIEIMKLIGASKNFIRGPFIVEASLYGVFAAIITIVLMYGVLLTVGPNLTNYDIEVSHTLAVFANWPIVIFSALLGVGIMIGVISSFLAIRRYLKL, encoded by the coding sequence ATGAAAAGAAGCTGGATCACATTTTTAAGAATTTGCAGGTATGGCTTTAGTAGCTTTACACGTAACGCATGGTTGAGTACGGCAGCGACAATCGTAATGGTCGTAACTTTAATGATTTTACTTACAACTTTTACTGCGCGTATGGTCTTTAACGACACTTTGAGTAAAATTCGGGAAAAAATTGATGTTTCAGTTTATTTGTCTGACGAAATAACAGACGAGCAGCGTGATAATTTTGTTGCTGCTATTAAAGGGCTGGAAATCGTCACAAACGTTGACTATATAAGCAAAGCTCAAGCTCGCGACGTTTTTAAAGATCAAAACAAGGCCTACTTTGAGCAACTTGAAGCTCTGGGCGAACTGGGCGAAACTAATCCTTTCCCTGCAAGTTTACGTATTTATACAAATGATCCAGATCGACTGGATGAAATTAGCACACTAGTTAATAGTGTGGATTATACACCACTTCAGTCTGAGCCAGCTTCTATTTCGGGTGAGCGCCGGGCGGCTATAGATACAATTGCACGGGCGGCTAAGTTTTCGGAGATTGCCGGAATAGTGGCTTTGGTTGTGTTTGTTACGCTTTCAATTATGATAATTTTTAACACAATCCGTATGGCGATCTTCAATCGTCGTGACGAGATCGAAATTATGAAATTAATCGGTGCGAGCAAAAACTTTATTCGAGGTCCGTTCATCGTAGAGGCATCGCTATATGGCGTGTTTGCTGCAATAATTACAATAGTTTTAATGTACGGTGTGCTCCTAACTGTGGGACCCAACTTAACAAACTACGACATTGAGGTATCTCATACTTTGGCAGTTTTTGCTAACTGGCCAATTGTGATTTTCTCGGCCTTGTTAGGTGTGGGCATTATGATTGGCGTTATATCATCCTTCTTGGCGATAAGACGGTACTTAAAGCTTTAG
- the ftsE gene encoding cell division ATP-binding protein FtsE produces MILLDRVTKVFGKDSKQPAISRVSLHIEPKEFVIIVGTSGAGKSTLLKLLTREEKPTSGKIVVGGIDYDTLRDRDVPLLRRKIGVVFQDFKLLSQRTVFENVAFALEIAGMSNREIKNTVPKVIELVGLKGKEDKFPGELSGGERQRVAIARAVVRQPKILLADEPTGNLDPKHSWDIVRLLEKINRYGTTVILTTHNQEIVNKLKRRVITMDYGKVVADVAQGAYQQGK; encoded by the coding sequence ATGATTTTGTTAGACAGGGTAACTAAGGTATTCGGCAAAGATAGCAAGCAGCCGGCAATAAGTAGGGTGAGCTTGCATATTGAGCCAAAAGAATTCGTGATTATAGTTGGTACTAGTGGCGCCGGCAAGTCTACTTTGCTCAAACTTTTGACCCGCGAAGAAAAGCCAACTAGCGGTAAAATTGTGGTTGGGGGAATAGACTACGATACCTTGCGCGATCGCGATGTGCCACTTTTGCGTCGCAAAATAGGGGTGGTTTTTCAGGATTTTAAGCTACTGAGCCAACGCACTGTCTTTGAAAATGTTGCTTTTGCGCTAGAAATTGCCGGTATGAGTAATCGTGAAATCAAAAACACAGTGCCTAAGGTGATCGAATTGGTAGGCCTAAAGGGTAAAGAAGATAAATTTCCGGGTGAACTCTCGGGTGGTGAGCGACAACGCGTTGCTATTGCACGCGCGGTTGTGCGGCAACCTAAAATCCTGCTTGCTGACGAACCGACTGGCAATCTTGACCCTAAGCACAGCTGGGATATTGTTCGACTACTAGAGAAAATTAATCGATACGGGACTACTGTAATTTTAACTACGCACAATCAAGAAATAGTAAATAAATTAAAGCGCCGTGTTATTACAATGGACTATGGCAAAGTTGTGGCTGATGTCGCTCAAGGCGCTTACCAACAGGGTAAATAA
- a CDS encoding magnesium transporter, which yields MTYAPESVGSIMATKLPTCGLGDSRTDIIKMLSGKKWDSTHNVYVVDSKNKLRGVVHMWALFRAGPATKASEIMLPASYTLNPKDDQEKAVYHAIKEDVISIPVVDNQGQLMGVVTAHSIIDVMHDEHVEDTLITAGIRSKGSGIIKLATERTFRVVKSRAPWLLFGLSVGLGLGFITSLFEESLKTNVAIAFFVPVIAYIADSVGTQSETIAIRAIATLKIDFRMYLLRELSVGIVLGAMVGVLGGVGASLIAHSLQVGIVVATALFLASSIAAVLATIIPIIFKRLGKDPALGSGPLATAFQDAISVTVYLLLALWLL from the coding sequence ATGACTTACGCTCCAGAATCAGTAGGAAGCATCATGGCCACAAAATTGCCTACATGTGGTTTGGGTGACTCAAGAACAGATATTATAAAAATGCTTTCGGGCAAAAAGTGGGACAGTACTCACAACGTTTATGTTGTAGATTCTAAGAATAAATTGCGCGGTGTTGTGCACATGTGGGCGCTTTTTAGGGCTGGACCAGCAACAAAAGCTAGCGAAATCATGTTGCCGGCAAGCTATACTCTAAACCCTAAAGATGATCAGGAAAAAGCCGTCTACCACGCGATAAAAGAGGATGTAATTTCGATCCCAGTAGTCGATAATCAAGGCCAACTTATGGGCGTCGTGACGGCTCACAGCATAATCGATGTCATGCATGACGAGCATGTCGAGGATACCTTAATCACGGCAGGTATTCGCAGTAAAGGTTCTGGCATTATCAAGCTCGCGACAGAGCGAACTTTCAGAGTGGTTAAGTCGCGAGCTCCTTGGCTACTTTTTGGCTTATCGGTGGGCTTGGGGTTGGGTTTTATAACCAGTTTGTTCGAAGAGTCGCTTAAAACCAATGTTGCTATTGCGTTCTTCGTGCCGGTAATAGCATATATCGCTGATTCGGTAGGAACGCAGTCTGAAACCATTGCAATCAGAGCGATAGCCACTTTAAAAATTGACTTTAGAATGTACTTGTTACGCGAACTTTCAGTAGGAATTGTTCTTGGTGCGATGGTTGGAGTCTTGGGCGGAGTGGGCGCTAGTTTAATCGCGCACTCATTGCAGGTTGGTATTGTTGTTGCAACGGCCTTGTTTTTGGCAAGCTCAATTGCTGCAGTTTTGGCAACAATTATTCCTATTATATTTAAGAGGCTCGGTAAAGATCCGGCCCTTGGGAGCGGCCCTTTGGCGACGGCCTTTCAAGATGCGATTAGCGTTACTGTCTATTTGCTACTGGCGCTTTGGCTGCTATAA
- the prfB gene encoding peptide chain release factor 2 — protein MDEIEKQAAELLKNIDIAFKKLDLNERQIELEELRELIAEPDFWQDNLKAQEVTKRLAKIKDQIEPWVKLKNDVQEIVELAKEDDQTIKQELKQQLVSAQTDYKKLQFTLQFSGKYDDRDAILRLSAGAGGTDAQDWTQMLERMYLRWGEHSGMKTELIEESPGEEAGLKSATISVSGPYAYGKLKGEHGVHRLVRLSPFNSDNLRQTSFALVEVLPQIDTPEEVHIDDSDLRIDVYRSGGKGGQSVNTTDSAVRVTHIPTGIVVAIQNERSQLQNKDTALKILRSKLAQLQIEQHNKKLNELKGPTKSAEWGAQIRNYVLHPYTLVKDTRNGHEERDAQKVLDGEIDGFIEAYLNLG, from the coding sequence ATGGACGAGATCGAAAAACAGGCCGCCGAGCTTTTAAAAAATATTGACATTGCTTTTAAAAAGCTTGATTTAAATGAACGTCAGATCGAGTTAGAGGAGCTGCGCGAACTAATTGCTGAGCCAGATTTTTGGCAAGATAACTTAAAAGCGCAAGAAGTTACTAAGCGATTGGCAAAAATTAAGGATCAAATTGAACCATGGGTCAAGCTTAAAAACGACGTGCAAGAAATCGTGGAGCTTGCAAAAGAAGATGACCAAACGATAAAACAAGAACTTAAACAGCAACTTGTGTCTGCACAAACAGACTATAAAAAATTACAGTTCACTTTGCAGTTTTCAGGCAAATATGATGATCGTGATGCAATTTTGCGTTTGAGTGCCGGTGCTGGCGGAACAGATGCCCAAGACTGGACGCAAATGCTCGAACGCATGTATTTGCGTTGGGGTGAGCATTCAGGTATGAAGACTGAACTAATCGAAGAATCGCCCGGCGAAGAGGCTGGTTTAAAAAGCGCAACTATAAGTGTTAGTGGGCCTTATGCTTACGGAAAACTAAAAGGCGAACACGGCGTTCATAGATTAGTGCGTTTGAGCCCATTTAACTCTGATAATTTACGCCAGACAAGTTTTGCGTTAGTTGAGGTCTTGCCCCAGATCGACACCCCCGAAGAAGTCCATATCGACGATTCCGATCTTAGGATAGATGTTTATAGATCTGGCGGCAAAGGTGGTCAAAGTGTTAATACAACTGATAGCGCAGTGAGAGTTACACACATCCCAACTGGAATTGTTGTCGCAATCCAAAACGAGCGCAGCCAGTTGCAAAACAAAGACACTGCACTTAAAATTCTGCGCTCCAAGCTTGCTCAACTACAGATCGAACAGCATAATAAAAAGCTCAATGAGCTTAAAGGTCCGACAAAATCTGCCGAATGGGGGGCGCAGATTCGTAATTATGTCCTACATCCGTACACGTTGGTGAAAGACACTCGTAACGGCCACGAAGAACGGGATGCTCAAAAAGTCTTGGATGGCGAGATCGACGGGTTTATTGAGGCATATTTAAATCTGGGTTAG